TTAATTCCTTTAGGTGCTCTGCTGATCTCTGAATTATGGTGAAATAGCCCAAAAATTCAGTTCCCAGGGCACATGTACTCCAAGAGACATGTATAAGAATGTCCACAGTAGCAAGATTCATAATCTCCCCCAAACGGAATCATCCCCAAAGTTCACCAACAGATAATGGCTAAACCGTTAACAAAGTCATATAATGGGATACTCTACAGTATGACGACAACTACAGCTACACCAAATATTGACGAATCTCACCAACAATATTAAGTCATAGAAGTCGAACATAAAAAGATACATAGGACTCCATTTAGATAGTGCTCAAATGCAGGCAGAACTAAACCCCACTGTCAGAAGTCAGAATGCTGGTGCCTGTGGGAAAAAGGATGGAGTAGTGATTGGGAGGGGTCTGTCGACAGGTGGTTCGGGAGCGCTCTTCACGTTCAATTTCTTGACTGAATGATGGTTTTCAGATGTTGGCTTTGTGTTACCTTAAAAGCTATGTATTCCTTTTGAATATTTTCCTACATATATGATATGCTTCACAATTTGAAATATGTTTaatcgcttcttggccttttggctaagatcaggAGGtgtaaaatgtgtttaaaatattacTGGGAGGGCCCAAGATAAAGGATATAAAAATCCATGGTAATCCTACAGACTTTCACATCCAGGGCAGAGATTCCCCTGCTGCTGCCATCCCGTTCATTCCTCTCTCAACTCTGGAACCAAAGGCTCTGAGTTCAATGCCAGCTCAGAATCTCACTAGCTGTAGGACCTTGGGGGCCGgcttcctcaactataaaatgaaaagagtgAAAACACTCTCACTGAGTGGCTGTGAGGGGTGAAGGAGTTAAGTAACAGAAAGTGCTTACGAACACAGCTTGGAATGTAGGAAGCACTCCATAAATACAGGAGCAGCTGCTCCTTGTCTTATCTGGCCGCAGGGGCTCTCTGTTGATGTGCAAGGGAGAAGCTGGGTTCTTTCCAAGGGAAACCCTCTTGCAGCTCCTAAGTAAGGAAATGCAGACTTTTGCCATCAGTCAGGTGTCGGTCTGGCTCTCGCCAAGGGCCAGGGGAAAGTAGGGGAAGAACAATTAGACAGAAGCATTTCACcgctaaaaaagatttttattacaaAACAAAGTCTAATAAAATCAGGCCTGGTCTTCAACCCCACCTCTGGGTCGAGGCCCCTAGGATGTAGCAGGCTGGGGGATGGTGGGCACTGAAAGAACAGAGCAGGCTGGCCTCCCCTCGACAGTTTTAGCTGCTGCCCCCTTTTAGAAAGGTCTAGAAGAGCTCTTCCAAAGCCTTTTGAGAGAGGCATCATCCTTCCAGCCAGGAAGGACCACTGCTGGCCTCAGACGCTAGCAATGCCGCACTGCAGGATCCAGGAGGTCTTGCTGACTCTCAGCAGAGGCCACCCAGGGTCACTCAGCCTGGGCGATGGCATAGGAGAGCAGCCACAGAAGCAGGGGGCCCAGAACGAGGACAGCAAACCAGACAGCAAAGCTGGCCAGGATGAAGTTCCGGGCCCGGGCCCCCCAGTGCACTGCCTCCTCGAACCGGCCGGCCTTATGCCGCTCTTCTGCCTGCGGGGGCAGGTTTTTGGTTAGGTTCTTCCCCTGCTTCTTCCCCAAAGAGCCCACCGTCCCATACCAATCCTCCATCCTTGTAATGGCTCAAAACCTGACACCCAAACCCCCTGAAATAAAATGGCTTTTCCCTTTCCAACGTCTATTTCTCATGCCTCCTCTACAAAGTAAGGTTTCTACTCAGCTCTGTGTAAGCTTCCAAGTAGCCATTGTTAGCTCACAAGATCACGGATGGTAAAGTCCTTTTCAAACCTTTTATCCCCAATCTTTTTCTACTCATCCCACATTCATTCAGAATTTGGAATCCTTGGCAAGAAACCGAGAGATATCTTGGAGTCTTTCCCTCCCGTCAGCCAAACACCACCCCCTTCTCATTAGCCCAATGGGCCTCATCATTTtactaagaattcttttttgatATGATGAAGCCAGAAAGTCTCAAGGTCATAAGAATACAGTTtctgattattaaaataaaaccaggaTTGAGAAAATTCCCATGTGACACTTAAGTTGCCTGTGTGGCCATTCAAAAGGTgcatgtgggggcacctggatggctcagtccgttaggcgcctgcctttggctcaggtcctgatcccagagtcctgggatccagccccacctcaggctccctgcttccccctctcccactccccctgcttgtgttccctctctcgctgtctctgtcaaataaataataaaatcttaaaaaaaaaaaaaaaaaaggtaaacatgCAGTTTCGGTTAGGTGTTTGGAAATGGTGGAGCCCTCTAAAAAACCCCACAGCTTCTTCCTAACTGCTATAGATTGCTCTAATCACTGCTCAACTGCCTCCAGTCCTGCCCCTTCCAACCCACTCTCCATGTAGGCCTTAGAACACAAACCTGACCATGTCACTCTCCTCTGCAAGAAGTCTTTAAAGTACTCCTcagtactttctttttaaaaatattttatttatttgacagagatcacaagtaggcagagaggcaggcagagagagaggaggaaacaagcttcctgctgagcagagagcccacttgGGAGGCCCTTGGGAGTCTGGGCCCTCTGGCTTCATCTTCACCATTCCTCACTGGTCCAGTCGTGGGCAACGAGGAGCCCAGGCCTTTGCACACACTGCTCCCTTTACCTGGAATGCCCTTTCAGCCCTTAGTCACTCATCCTTTAAGGCTACCTTCCTGTCTCCTACTCTACATACACAGGTACGTAATCACACATATATATCCGCCCTTGCTTCCAGAATACCTTGTGTTTCCCCATCACAATACTGATGAGCTACATTTCATTAATTACCCATGTTCACAGCTCTCTCTTTCATTAGACTGTGGCACTCACTCTGAGGGCCAGAAGCAGGTCTCATTTCTGACACCAGGCCCGAAGCCAAGCTGTGACAAGTACTTAGCAGCTGTGTGATCAGTGTACATAGATCAAATACGCTAAACCATCACCTGACTACACCCACCCCTCTGCTCCCACAGGAATCGCACTCCTCACCTTGATGGCAAACACGAGGGCCACAACTCCCAGACAAGAGCAGCCACAGATAATGCTAGTAGCTGCCAAGTAGCGGAGGCGGAGCCAGCAGCAGCGGACGGGGGATGGAGGGTGGGCAGCTTCCAGGTTGCTCACCAAGGTGTCCACTGCCTTCTCCTCGTCCTCCATCACCTGTGGGCGACAGTCAAGGTACTTGTaagcccaa
The sequence above is a segment of the Mustela lutreola isolate mMusLut2 chromosome 17, mMusLut2.pri, whole genome shotgun sequence genome. Coding sequences within it:
- the TMEM265 gene encoding transmembrane protein 265 produces the protein MEDEEKAVDTLVSNLEAAHPPSPVRCCWLRLRYLAATSIICGCSCLGVVALVFAIKAEERHKAGRFEEAVHWGARARNFILASFAVWFAVLVLGPLLLWLLSYAIAQAE